In Choloepus didactylus isolate mChoDid1 chromosome 18, mChoDid1.pri, whole genome shotgun sequence, a single genomic region encodes these proteins:
- the LOC119513777 gene encoding 40S ribosomal protein S6-like gives MDEESLLVLNDQGYSVMEIYYKSAKAGNGQNVKEGLTEVYLRTRTSPPFSWRLEGSRLSQHEATGCQKLIEVDDERKLRTFYEKRMATEVAADALGEEWKGYVVRISGGNDKQGFPMKQGVLTHGRVRLLLSKGHSCYRPRRTGERKRKSVRGCIVDANLSVLNLVIVKKGEKDIPGLTDTTVPRRLGPKRASRIRKLFNLSKEDDVRQYVVRKPLNKEGKKPRTKAPKIQRLVTPRVLQHKRRRIALKKQRTKKNKEEAAEYAKLLAKRMKEAKEKRQEQIAKRRRLSSLRASTSKSESSQK, from the exons ATGGATGAAGAGAGCCTCCTTGTATTAAATGACCAAGGCTATTCTGTTatggaaatatattacaaaagTGCTAAGGCTGGGAATGGGCAAAATGTTAAGGAGGGGCTGACTGAAGTGTATTTAAGAACaag aactagtccccCTTTTTCGTGGCGCCTCGAAGGCAGTCGGCTGTCTCAGCATGAAGCCACTGGCTGCCAGAAACTCATTGAAGTGGACGATGAACGCAAACTTCGTACATTTTATGAGAAGCGAATGGCCACAGAAGTTGCTGCTGACGCTCTGGGCGAAGAGTGGAAGGGTTACGTTGTCCGAATCAGTGGTGGAAATGACAAACAAGGTTTCCCCATGAAACAGGGTGTCTTGACCCATGGCCGTGTCCGCCTCCTACTGAGTAAGGGGCATTCCTGTTATAGACCAAGgagaactggagaaagaaagCGCAAATCTGTTCGGGGTTGCATTGTGGATGCCAATTTGAGTGTTCTCAACCTGGTTATtgtaaaaaaaggagagaaggataTTCCTGGACTGACTGATACAACTGTGCCTCGTCGCCTGGGGCCCAAAAGAGCTAGCAGAATCCGCAAACTTTTCaatctctctaaagaagatgATGTCCGCCAGTATGTTGTGAGAAAGCCCCTGAACAAAGAAGGTAAGAAACCCAGGACCAAAGCACCCAAGATTCAGCGTCTTGTTACTCCACGTGTTCTGCAGCATAAACGTCGGCGTATTGCATTGAAGAAACAGCGtactaagaaaaataaggaagaggcCGCAGAATATGCTAAACTTTTGGCCAAGAGAATGAAGGAGGCCAAAGAAAAACGCCAGGAACAGATTGCCAAGAGACGTAGGCTGTCCTCACTGAGAGCTTCTACCTCCAAGTCTGAGTCCAgtcaaaaataa